TGCCGATCCAACACGGCGTCGTGCCGGTACCGGCGCCGGCGACGCAGGTGTTTCTGGAAGGGATGCCTGTGTACGCGGGCGAGGTCGAGGGCGAGTTGCTGACGCCGACCGGTGCCGCGCTGCTGCGGGCCGTCGTGGCCGAGTGGGGCGTGCTGCCGCCGATGCGTGTGGAGCGGATCGGGACTGGGGCCGGCCGGGCAGACCCCGCGCGGGCGAACGTGCTCCGGCTGTTCGTCGGCGAGGCGCTCGACGCGCCCCGCGAGAATGATCTGCCCGCGGTGACGCAAGTCGCCGCCCCACTCGGCGCAGAGCGGTTGGTCGTATTGGAAACGTCCATCGACGACATGAACCCGCAGGTCTACCCACACGTCACGGCCCGGCTGTTCGAGGCCGGGGCGTTGGACGTCGCGATCCTGCCGGCGGTGATGAAGAAGGGCCGACCTGGCCAGGTGTTGCGCGTTCTCACCGCGCCCGAGCAGGCGCGCGCGATCTGCGGGATTCTGTTTGCGGAGACGACGACGCTCGGGGTGCGTACCCACGACGTCACGCGTCTTGCGCTCCGCCGGCGCACCGTGGACGTGGAGACCGAGTACGGCCCAGTCCCGGTGAAGGTGGCGAGCGACGACGACGGCGTACTGAACGTGGCGCCGGAGTTCGAGGCGTGCCGCACGCTCGCGCAGCAGCACGGTGTACCGCTCAAGCGCGTCCTCGCCGCCGCACAGCGCGCGTCGGCGACGCTGCTCGTGCCGGCGTCGCTCCACCGCCGCGATGCACACACGTCGATCTAGTTCCCGCCGGCGAGGGTGCGGCGCGCGGCCGATCTCGCAGACGGGGCGTTCGCGACGTCGCGAGACGTCGTCATCGCCGAGGCGGCATTGCGCGGGGCGATGCGGAAGTAGGGCGTCGCGAAGCGTGTAATGGGAAGAGGATGGTGGAATCCGCGGCCGGATTCGGCGGCGCAGGGAGGCGGACCATGATCGCCACATCCACGTTCGGGCGGACCGGGCACGCGAGCACGCGGACGATCTTCGGCGCGGCGGCACTGGCGCGGGTCACACAAGACGACGCCGATCGCACCCTCGACGTCCTGCTCCGGTACGGCGTCAACCACGTCGACGTCGCGGCAAGCTACGGCGATGCCGAACTGCGGCTGGCGCCCTGGCTGAAGACCCACCGCGACCGCTTCTTCCTCGCCACGAAGACGGGCGGCCGCACGTACGACGCCGCGAAGCGCCAGATCCATCTGTCGCTGGAGCGTCTGGGCGTGGAGCGGATCGATCTCATCCAACTCCACAGTCTCTCCGACCCGATCGAGTGGGATACTGCGCTCAGCCCCGGCGGCGCCCTCGACGCCTGTGTGGAGGCGAGAGCGCAGGGATTGGTGCGGTTCATCGGGGTCACCGGGCACGGCACGCAAATCGCGGCCATGCACCTGCGCAGCCTCGAGCGGTTCGACTTCGACTCGGTGCTGCTGCCGTACAACTACATCACGATGCAGGATGGTCACTACGCCGCGATGTTCGAACGTGTCGTCGCCGTGTGCCGCGAACGGAACGTCGCGGTGCAAACCATCAAGGCGATTGCGCTGCGCCCGTGGTGGGGGCGGGAGCGCACGCACGCCACCTGGTACCAACCGCTTCACGAGCAGCGCGACATCGATGTAGCCGTGCACTGGGTGCTCTCGCGTCCGGGGATCTTCCTCAACACCGTCGGCGACATCACCCTGTTGCCGAAGGTGCTCGACGCGGCGAGTCGATTCACGTCGGCGCCGGACGCCGCGACGATGCGCGACGCCATCGCGCGGCTGGGGATGGTTTCGCTGTTCGTTTAAGAGGCCGCTCGCGCACTCACCGGCGTCGCCGCTCCGTGTGTCTCGGACGCCGCGAATTCCTACCCGTTCCAGTTGGAGGGGGTGGCGCCAATCGGCCCACCCGCCAGGCGGACGAGCACATCACCTTGATACGCGGCAGCGTGTTCTCCTCCCTGAGCGTCGTGCCACGCGGTCCGCGCACCGCGGCCGGCCGCTGCCGGCGCGTCCCTGTCACGACCTCCGCGTACCCGTCGCGCCCAATCTTGCACAGGGTGCCCTGGGCGAACGCTCGGCCGACATCGCCGTCGCCCCGATCGCGTGAACAGTGTAACACCCGCATCGTCATGGACGACCGGCGCGCGATCCGGACGGGCGCGCGACAGGGAATGCCTGCGAGACCTTGAAGATAGACGGGGGTGGACGCCGGCGGACTTGAAACGCGTTGGCCCCGGGGTCGCGGCTTCTGTTCGCGACGACCCCGTCGGGTGCGTTGGGGAGGCCTCCCATGCGAGACGAGAGTCGGGTGGTGATGACCGGCGTCGACGTGCGGTTTGACGCGTCGACCGGCCGGTGGACGGCTGGCTGCGACGACCCTGTCGGCGAGGCGCGGCTTGTGGTCTCCGCGGAAACCATGGAGCGAGCCGAGCGCCTGCTCGACGAGCGGTGGCGCGCGCGCATCGAGGGACTGGACCGCGAGGAGGAAGAAGACCGCTAACGGCTTATGTCGGTTCAGCCTCCGCCGTCGTCCGGGCTCCTCCGGACGATCGTCGCGCCGAATGCCTCACCGTACACCCTGGACGGGACGAACACGTACCTGCTGGGTCGCCGGCGGGTCGTGGTCATCGATCCGGGGCCGGACGACAGCCGTCATGTTGCGCAGATTGTCGAGCGTGCCGGGGAAAGCGGCGGGCGCGTTGCGCTCATCCTGGTCACCCACGCGCACAGCGATCACCTGGGTGCCGCCCGCCGGTTGGCAGAGGCGACCCGAGCGCCGGTGGCGCGGTGGCGCGCCGGTGACCGGCCGTTGGACGAGGGCGAGCTCGTCGCGGAGGAAGAGATCCGCCTCAGGGTCGTGCATACGCCGGGGCACGCTCCCGACCACATCGCGTTTGTCTGGGAGGCCCAGCGGACCCTGTTCTCGGGCGATCTCGTGCTGGGACGCGGCACCGTCATGGTGTCCCCGCCGACCGGGTCGATCGAGGAGTATCTGCGTTCGCTCGAGCGGGTCGGCCAGCTCGATCTCGCCGTGATCGCCCCCGGGCACGGCCCGCTCGTCGAGGATCCGGGCCCCCGCGTCGCCGAGTACATCGCTCACCGGCGGTTGCGGGAGCAGCAGATCCTCGACGTGGTGTCCGCAGGACCGCGGACGCCAGGTGAGGTGGCAGCGTCGCTCTATCCCGATCTGGACCCGCGCCTGCACCCCGGGGCCGAGGCAACCGTACTGGCACATTTGCTCAAGCTGATGCGCGAGGGACGCGTGGCGCGCGAGAAGAATCGTTTCTACGTGCCGTGATCGTTGGCGAGGAACAGGGCGCAAAGGAGGGGGGACGCGATGGCCGTGCCCGTGACAGTGACGAACGAGGTGAAGGACCGCACCGGCCGCTCCGTGACGGTAGGCAGCAAAGTCAAGATCGCCGGGATGCCCGAGCCTGTGGACGTCCACGAGCTCGACTCCCGGTACGGGTCACTGGTGGTCCTCGTGCCTGGCCGCGCGAATCAGCACATGGGCCTCATGGTGCACGCAGAGGACGTCGAGCTAGCCTGATTCACGGGCACGCAAACATGACACGGGCGAGGGCCGCTTGGCCCCCGCCCGTGTCATGCGTTCCCTGAGTCGCGCGGATCCGGTCCGGCGCGCCCGCGTCGCTACATGTCCATGTCTTCGGGGTTGTAGCCGCCCGGCGCCGCCGCGGCCGCGCCCTTCTTCTTCTCGCGCTTCTCGACGACGAGCGCTTCCGTCGTCAACAGGAGGCTCGCCACGCTGGCCGCGTTCTGCAGGGCCAAGCGTGTCACCTTGGTTGCATCGATGATGCCGGCCTTGACCATGTCGGTGAACGTGTTCTCCGCGACGTTGTAGCCGATCCCGGGCTTCTCACTCTTGACGTGCGCGACGATCACGGCGCCCTCGACGCCGGCGTTGGCGGCCAGCCACTTCGCGGGCTCTTCGATCGCGCGTCGGACGATCGCCACGCCGCTCTTCTCATCCTCGTCGCTCGTCTGCACCTTGTCGAGCGCCTTCGCGATGTTCAGGAGCGCGGTCCCGCCGCCGGGCACGATGCCTTCCTCAACCGCCGCCTTGCTCGTGCTGAGCGCGTCCTCAAATCGGTGCTTCTTCTCCTTGAGCTCGGTTTCCGTCGCGGCCCCGACCTTGATCTGCGCGACGCCGCCCGCGAGCTTCGCCAGACGCTCCTGGAGCTTCTCCTTGTCGTAGTCGGAGGTGGTCGTCTCGATCTCCTTCTTGATCTGGGCGATCCGGCCCTGGATCGCCTTGCGGTCGCCCTTGCCCTCGATGATCGTGGTCTCTTCCTTGGCCACCCGCACCTTCGCCGCGCGACCGAGCATCTCCAGCTCCAGGCTCTCCAGCTTCACGCCGATGTCGTCGCTCAGCACCTGTCCTCCGGTCAGCACCGCCATGTCACCGAGCATCGCCTTCCGCCGGTCGCCGTAGCCCGGGGCCTTGACGGCGACACACGGCAGCACGCCGCGAAGCTTGTTGACGACGAGCGTCGCCAGCGCCTCGCCCTCGACGTCCTCGGCCACCACGACGAGCGGCTTGCCGAAGCGCATCACTTTCTCCATCACCGGGACGATGTCTTTGACGGCGCTGATCTTCTTTTCGGTCAGCAGGATGTATGGGTCCTCGACGACCGCTTCCATCTTGTCGGGATCCGTAACCATGTACGGGGAAATGTATCCGCGGTCGAACTGCATGCCCTCGACCACTTCGACGGTCGTCTCGATGCCCTTGGACTCCTCGATCGTGATGACGCCGTCCTTGCCGACCTTGTCCATCGCCTCGGCGATGATGTTCCCGATCTCCTCGTCGTTGCCGGCGATGCTGGCGACGTGGGCGATGTGGTCCTTGCCCTCGAGCGGGATGCTCAGTTTCTTCAGCTCGGCCGTGAGCGCCTCGACTGCGCGGTCGATGCCGCGCTTGAGGATCATGGGGTTGGCGCCGGCCGCGACGTTCTTGAGGCCCTCTTTCACGATCGCGTGCGCGAGCACCGTGGCGGTGGTGGTGCCGTCGCCCGCGGCGTCGTTGGTCTTGCTAGCAACTTCCTTGACGAGCTGGGCCCCCATGTTCTCGTAGGAGTCTTCCAGCTCGATCTCCTTCGCGACCGTGACGCCGTCCTTTGTAATGGTCGGCGAGCCCCACTTCTTTTCGAGCACAACGTTGCGGCCTCGTGGACCGAGCGTCACGCGGACGGCGCTGGCAACTTTCTCAACGCCGCGCTCGAGAGCCTTGCGGGCCTCTTCGTCGTACAGCAAACTCTTGGCAGGCATGCAGACGGCCTCCTCATTCTGTAGTGTTTAGCACTCTTCGTGGTCAAGTGCTAACTACCTCTATTTTTCATTGTCTCGAGGGCGCAATCAAGGACAGTTCGCGGCATTGGATGGCGTGGACCGACGAATGCCGCATTTTACATCGAGAATATCGCATATATCGCCGGATATCTCGATATATCTCACCAAATCGTCCTGCCCAGACGCGGCGTCTCCAAGCAAGACCGCGGCGGGAGTTACACGGACGTCTGTCAAATCTCTCGTCAATGTCTCCCCTGTCGACCCCGCGTCGAACGCGGGACGCACGGCTGACGGTGTGGCAACGTGGTGGCGTCGCCGCCCTGTTGTTCCTGGCCGGGTTCCTGCTGATTCTGCAGCTTCGGGCAAACCAGGTGCTTCGCGCAGGGGGCGAGCTCCCGTCCCGCCGGCTCGCGGACCTCGCGGTGTTGATGCGACGGCAACAGGACTCAGAACGCTCGCTGCGGGACGAGATCGTGGCGCTCGAGGCAAAGCAACAACAGATCCAAACCGCCGAGGCCGAGGGCCGCAGCATCACCGGCGCGATGCAGCATGAGCTCGCGGGCTACCGCGAGGTGCTCGGCCTGACGCCGGTGCGGGGGCCGGGGATCACGGTGACCCTTGGGGCGGACGCCCGACGGTTGTCGGTTCCGCAGGCGCAGGACGTTGCCGGCGTGGTCAACGAGCTGTGGGCCGCCGGTGCCGAGGCCGTCTCGGTGAACGGTATCCGCATGCTCGCGACGGACGGGGTGGGGGCGCTGCCCCGCGGCGTCACGATCGCCGGCCGGGCCACGCAGGATCCGTACGTGATCGCCGCGATCGGGGATCCCGTGGCTCTCGAAGGGACCTTGATGGTGCCGGGGGGTGCGGTGGACGGACTGCGGGGCGTGGGCATGACCGTGACGCTCGCGCGCGCGGCGATCATGGAGTTGCCGGCGTCTTCCCGGAATCGCGCCTTTCACATCGCCCGCCCGGCCTCGGGTCCGTGACACCCCCGGGTGTGCGCGGCCCCGATACAAGGCACCGGCGGGTCGCACCGGCCGGGAAAAGTCGACGGCCGCCGCCGAGCGCGGGGTCGACCCCGCTCTAGGCTGTCGCAGCCGTCGATACCCCATCCTTGAGAAATCGCCTGCGCTTGTGCCGGGGAGACGTCGACTCTTATCTGACTTCCCGGCGCTGCGGGTCGCTCTCGTTGAGACGGGTCCATAAAGTAGCATACGGCGGGTTCCCTTGTCAAGCGAAGGAATCGCGTGTATCGTTGAACCACCGCAGTCGACGCGAACACGGAGGCGGAGGAGACCGTGAACCCAAGGACGATCATCGACAAGATCTGGGACGCGCACGTGGTGCACCGCGAGCCGGGCACGCCCGATCTGCTCTATGTCGACCTGCATCTCGTGCACGAGGTCACGACACCGCAGGCGTTTGAGGGGTTGCGTCTGCACGGCCGCCGGGTGCGGCGAGCGGACCTGACGTTTGCCACGCTCGACCACAACGTCCCGACGTCGTCGCGGTCCGAACCGATTACCGATCCGATCAGCCAAAAGCAAGTCGCGGCGCTGGAGGAGAACTGCCGCGAGTTCGGCGTGCGCCTCGAGGGGCTCCACAGCCGCCTTCAGGGGATCGTGCACATCATCGGGCCCGAACTGGGGCTGAGCCAGCCGGGGCTGATCGTCGCCTGCGGCGACAGCCACACCGGGACTCACGGCGCGCTCGGCGCGCTCGCGTTTGGGATCGGGACGACCGAGGTCGAGCACGTTCTCGCGACGCAGACACTGCCGCTCCGACGTCCGAAGACGATGGAGGTACGCGTGGAGGGGAGCCTGCCGACCGGCACCACGCCCAAGGACTTGATCTTGGGCATCATCCGGCGGATCGGCGTCGGCGGCGGGATCGGTCACATCATCGAGTACACTGGGTCGACGATCGGGGCGCTGTCGATCGAGGGACGGTTGACCGTGTGCAACATGACGATCGAGGGCGGCGGCCGGGCCGGGCTCATCGCGCCCGATGAGAAGACGTTCGCGTATGTGTCGGGCAGGCCGTTCGCCCCGAAGGGCGCGGCCTGGGACGAAGCCCTCGCGTACTGGCGGTCCCTGCCCACGGACTCCGGCGCGACATACGACACGCGGGTGGAGATCGACGCCGGGGCGATCGAACCGTTCGTCACTTGGGGAACCAACCCGTCGCAGTCGGAGCCGGTGACCGGCCGCGTGCCCGATCCGGACGCCCAGCGGGATCCGCGCGCGCGCGAGGCGGTCGATCGCGCGCTGAAGTACATGGCCCTGCGGCCCGGCATGCCCATTCAGGAGATCACGATCGATCGGACGTTCATCGGATCCTGCACCAACTCGCGTCTCGAGGACCTGCGCGCCGCCGCCGCGGTCGTGGCGGGGCGGAAGGTGCATCCCAACGTGCGGGCGATGGTCGTGCCGGGGTCCCAGCAGGTGAAGGCGGCGGCCGAGCGCGAGGGACTCGACCGACTCTTCACGAGTGCGGGCTTTGAGTGGCGGGAGGCCGGGTGCTC
The nucleotide sequence above comes from bacterium. Encoded proteins:
- the larC gene encoding nickel pincer cofactor biosynthesis protein LarC, which codes for MRIGYLDCASGASGDMLLGALLGAGWPEAALQEVVSALGVPVRVTVSRTERRGVPAMRVEVAEDDPPHARAYPRLQELLAGSRVEVSVRARAGAVLRRLAEVESQVHGVPLEQVHLHELGGLDTLVDVVGVLAGVTALNIGRVVASPVNVGRGWVPIQHGVVPVPAPATQVFLEGMPVYAGEVEGELLTPTGAALLRAVVAEWGVLPPMRVERIGTGAGRADPARANVLRLFVGEALDAPRENDLPAVTQVAAPLGAERLVVLETSIDDMNPQVYPHVTARLFEAGALDVAILPAVMKKGRPGQVLRVLTAPEQARAICGILFAETTTLGVRTHDVTRLALRRRTVDVETEYGPVPVKVASDDDGVLNVAPEFEACRTLAQQHGVPLKRVLAAAQRASATLLVPASLHRRDAHTSI
- the groL gene encoding chaperonin GroEL (60 kDa chaperone family; promotes refolding of misfolded polypeptides especially under stressful conditions; forms two stacked rings of heptamers to form a barrel-shaped 14mer; ends can be capped by GroES; misfolded proteins enter the barrel where they are refolded when GroES binds), with protein sequence MPAKSLLYDEEARKALERGVEKVASAVRVTLGPRGRNVVLEKKWGSPTITKDGVTVAKEIELEDSYENMGAQLVKEVASKTNDAAGDGTTTATVLAHAIVKEGLKNVAAGANPMILKRGIDRAVEALTAELKKLSIPLEGKDHIAHVASIAGNDEEIGNIIAEAMDKVGKDGVITIEESKGIETTVEVVEGMQFDRGYISPYMVTDPDKMEAVVEDPYILLTEKKISAVKDIVPVMEKVMRFGKPLVVVAEDVEGEALATLVVNKLRGVLPCVAVKAPGYGDRRKAMLGDMAVLTGGQVLSDDIGVKLESLELEMLGRAAKVRVAKEETTIIEGKGDRKAIQGRIAQIKKEIETTTSDYDKEKLQERLAKLAGGVAQIKVGAATETELKEKKHRFEDALSTSKAAVEEGIVPGGGTALLNIAKALDKVQTSDEDEKSGVAIVRRAIEEPAKWLAANAGVEGAVIVAHVKSEKPGIGYNVAENTFTDMVKAGIIDATKVTRLALQNAASVASLLLTTEALVVEKREKKKGAAAAAPGGYNPEDMDM
- a CDS encoding DUF881 domain-containing protein, whose amino-acid sequence is MWQRGGVAALLFLAGFLLILQLRANQVLRAGGELPSRRLADLAVLMRRQQDSERSLRDEIVALEAKQQQIQTAEAEGRSITGAMQHELAGYREVLGLTPVRGPGITVTLGADARRLSVPQAQDVAGVVNELWAAGAEAVSVNGIRMLATDGVGALPRGVTIAGRATQDPYVIAAIGDPVALEGTLMVPGGAVDGLRGVGMTVTLARAAIMELPASSRNRAFHIARPASGP
- the leuC gene encoding 3-isopropylmalate dehydratase large subunit, producing the protein MNPRTIIDKIWDAHVVHREPGTPDLLYVDLHLVHEVTTPQAFEGLRLHGRRVRRADLTFATLDHNVPTSSRSEPITDPISQKQVAALEENCREFGVRLEGLHSRLQGIVHIIGPELGLSQPGLIVACGDSHTGTHGALGALAFGIGTTEVEHVLATQTLPLRRPKTMEVRVEGSLPTGTTPKDLILGIIRRIGVGGGIGHIIEYTGSTIGALSIEGRLTVCNMTIEGGGRAGLIAPDEKTFAYVSGRPFAPKGAAWDEALAYWRSLPTDSGATYDTRVEIDAGAIEPFVTWGTNPSQSEPVTGRVPDPDAQRDPRAREAVDRALKYMALRPGMPIQEITIDRTFIGSCTNSRLEDLRAAAAVVAGRKVHPNVRAMVVPGSQQVKAAAEREGLDRLFTSAGFEWREAGCSMCLGMNPDILGPGERCASTSNRNFEGRQGPGGRTHLVSPPMAAAAAIAGHFVDVRTWGAA
- a CDS encoding MBL fold metallo-hydrolase; translation: MSVQPPPSSGLLRTIVAPNASPYTLDGTNTYLLGRRRVVVIDPGPDDSRHVAQIVERAGESGGRVALILVTHAHSDHLGAARRLAEATRAPVARWRAGDRPLDEGELVAEEEIRLRVVHTPGHAPDHIAFVWEAQRTLFSGDLVLGRGTVMVSPPTGSIEEYLRSLERVGQLDLAVIAPGHGPLVEDPGPRVAEYIAHRRLREQQILDVVSAGPRTPGEVAASLYPDLDPRLHPGAEATVLAHLLKLMREGRVAREKNRFYVP
- a CDS encoding aldo/keto reductase, with the protein product MIATSTFGRTGHASTRTIFGAAALARVTQDDADRTLDVLLRYGVNHVDVAASYGDAELRLAPWLKTHRDRFFLATKTGGRTYDAAKRQIHLSLERLGVERIDLIQLHSLSDPIEWDTALSPGGALDACVEARAQGLVRFIGVTGHGTQIAAMHLRSLERFDFDSVLLPYNYITMQDGHYAAMFERVVAVCRERNVAVQTIKAIALRPWWGRERTHATWYQPLHEQRDIDVAVHWVLSRPGIFLNTVGDITLLPKVLDAASRFTSAPDAATMRDAIARLGMVSLFV